A genomic region of Pseudomonas abietaniphila contains the following coding sequences:
- a CDS encoding translation initiation factor 2 — protein sequence MKTLRCLGVLSVLFLTACDADKAPAPPAKVVATAAVAVPGVKTVQAPEPVEKAAATPPVHEAPPVHELAPNVSAVRVMAASKPEPSKIDVSKKASTPAKAAGIEQKTPSVNAKSAKVKADNAEVANRAPVANKSKSPAQVVKDTKLPKPSLDLSLPPEMVKQMTPPPNVITAGAKSKSPSGGAKPLLPKMFPDGNSDPDFQLQGRLLSNEMQLQLRNEARKEVEGAAVDFTFKQ from the coding sequence ATGAAAACACTGCGTTGTCTGGGTGTGCTTTCGGTGCTTTTTCTGACGGCTTGTGATGCCGACAAGGCGCCTGCGCCACCCGCTAAAGTTGTCGCTACGGCGGCTGTTGCGGTCCCTGGGGTCAAAACGGTGCAGGCACCGGAGCCTGTAGAAAAAGCTGCGGCGACGCCCCCCGTGCATGAGGCGCCCCCGGTGCATGAATTGGCGCCTAACGTGTCCGCCGTTCGCGTCATGGCGGCCAGCAAGCCTGAACCGTCGAAGATTGATGTATCAAAAAAAGCATCGACGCCCGCCAAGGCGGCGGGAATCGAGCAAAAGACGCCCAGCGTGAACGCCAAATCCGCCAAGGTCAAAGCGGATAACGCCGAAGTCGCTAACCGCGCGCCCGTTGCAAACAAGAGCAAATCGCCTGCGCAGGTGGTCAAGGACACAAAACTGCCAAAGCCTTCTCTCGATCTGAGTTTGCCTCCCGAGATGGTCAAGCAGATGACGCCTCCACCCAATGTCATTACCGCTGGGGCAAAGTCCAAGTCCCCGTCTGGCGGCGCCAAGCCGCTGCTACCCAAAATGTTTCCGGACGGCAACAGTGACCCTGATTTCCAGCTTCAGGGCCGTTTATTGAGCAACGAAATGCAGTTGCAGCTGCGCAATGAGGCTCGCAAGGAGGTTGAGGGGGCTGCTGTGGATTTCACCTTCAAGCAGTAA
- a CDS encoding electron transfer flavoprotein subunit alpha/FixB family protein: MPILVIAEHENGAIAPATLNTVAAAAKIGGDIHVLVAGQNVGAVGEAAAKIAGVAKVLVADNAAYAHQLPENVAPLVAELAPGYSHVLAAATSNGKNILPRVAAQLDVDQISEIISVESADTFKRPIYAGNAIATVQSSAAIKVITVRATGFDAVAAEGGSAAVESVSAAHDAGKSSFVSEELAKSDRPELTAAKIVVSGGRGMQNGDNFKHLYALADKLGAAVGASRAAVDAGFVPNDMQVGQTGKIVAPQLYIAVGISGAIQHLAGMKDSKVIVAINKDEEAPIFQVADYGLVADLFEAVPELEKLV; encoded by the coding sequence ATGCCTATTCTCGTAATCGCTGAGCACGAAAACGGCGCAATTGCTCCTGCCACCCTGAACACCGTTGCCGCTGCTGCCAAGATTGGCGGTGATATTCACGTCCTGGTCGCTGGCCAAAACGTGGGCGCTGTTGGTGAAGCCGCCGCGAAAATCGCTGGCGTGGCCAAAGTGCTGGTCGCTGACAACGCGGCCTACGCCCATCAGCTGCCGGAGAACGTTGCGCCGCTGGTTGCCGAGCTCGCCCCCGGTTACAGCCACGTGCTGGCCGCTGCCACCTCCAACGGCAAGAACATCCTGCCGCGTGTTGCCGCCCAGCTGGACGTTGACCAGATCTCCGAGATCATCTCGGTGGAAAGCGCTGACACCTTCAAGCGTCCGATCTACGCCGGTAACGCCATCGCGACCGTTCAGTCGTCGGCGGCCATCAAAGTCATCACGGTTCGTGCCACCGGTTTCGACGCCGTTGCTGCTGAAGGCGGCTCTGCAGCAGTTGAGTCCGTTTCGGCTGCACACGATGCAGGTAAGTCATCCTTCGTCAGCGAAGAGTTGGCCAAATCCGATCGTCCTGAGCTGACCGCTGCCAAAATCGTCGTTTCTGGCGGTCGCGGCATGCAGAACGGTGACAACTTCAAACACCTGTACGCGCTGGCTGACAAGCTGGGTGCTGCGGTCGGCGCTTCCCGCGCAGCCGTCGACGCAGGTTTCGTACCCAACGACATGCAGGTCGGTCAGACCGGCAAGATCGTGGCGCCGCAGCTGTACATCGCTGTCGGTATCTCCGGCGCGATCCAGCACCTGGCCGGCATGAAAGACTCCAAGGTGATCGTTGCGATCAACAAAGACGAAGAAGCGCCGATCTTCCAGGTAGCCGACTACGGTCTGGTCGCGGATCTGTTCGAAGCTGTACCCGAGTTGGAGAAGCTGGTCTAA
- a CDS encoding electron transfer flavoprotein subunit beta/FixA family protein: MKVLVAVKRVVDYNVKVRVKADNSGVDLANVKMSMNPFCEIAVEEAVRLKEKGVATEIVVVSIGPTTAQEQLRTALALGADRAILVESADELTSLAVAKLLKAVVDKEQPQLVILGKQAIDSDNNQTGQMLAALSGYAQGTFASKVEVSGDSVNVTREIDAGAQTVSLKLPAIVTTDLRLNEPRYASLPNIMKAKKKPLEVLTPDALGVSTSSTNKTLKVEAPAARSAGIKVKSVAELVEKLKNEAKVI, encoded by the coding sequence ATGAAGGTTCTTGTAGCTGTCAAACGAGTGGTCGACTACAACGTCAAGGTCCGCGTCAAAGCGGATAACTCCGGCGTCGATCTCGCTAACGTCAAAATGTCGATGAACCCCTTCTGCGAAATCGCTGTGGAAGAAGCCGTACGCCTGAAAGAGAAGGGCGTTGCGACCGAGATCGTCGTTGTTTCCATTGGCCCGACCACCGCTCAGGAGCAGTTGCGCACTGCTTTGGCGCTGGGTGCCGACCGCGCCATCCTCGTTGAATCCGCTGACGAGCTGACCTCACTGGCCGTGGCCAAGCTGCTCAAGGCTGTTGTCGATAAAGAACAGCCGCAACTGGTCATCCTCGGCAAGCAGGCGATCGACAGCGACAACAACCAGACCGGCCAGATGCTGGCGGCCCTGAGCGGTTACGCCCAAGGCACCTTCGCCTCCAAAGTTGAAGTCTCTGGCGACAGCGTCAACGTCACCCGTGAAATCGACGCCGGTGCGCAGACTGTTTCCTTGAAGCTGCCCGCCATCGTCACCACCGACCTGCGCCTGAACGAGCCGCGCTATGCGTCGCTGCCGAACATCATGAAGGCGAAGAAAAAGCCGCTTGAAGTCCTGACCCCTGACGCACTGGGCGTGTCGACGTCCTCGACCAACAAGACCCTCAAGGTCGAAGCCCCAGCTGCCCGCAGCGCGGGTATCAAGGTCAAATCGGTGGCTGAACTGGTCGAGAAACTGAAAAACGAAGCGAAGGTGATCTGA
- a CDS encoding OmpA family protein: MNRLPRVVSVCLLLASAGLYGCAGHQNSERALQSASADFQKVKGDTNVLRSAPKDVIRAGELLAKAERLSGYAGSSDDVSHYAYLSSRYSAIAAEHSQLLLNQEKLARLELERQRLQLALREAKLSGAQQQGKWAQDQVISLSTQQSERGLVMTLGDMLFDTGRAELKSSANRTVLKVVQFLQFNPKRVVRIEGYTDSTGDSQENLQLSRDRAQAVADVLSDLGIEDERIQVEGYGDQFPVDVNTSERGRALNRRVEIVFSDEKGHLSAAR; the protein is encoded by the coding sequence ATGAACCGTCTTCCTCGTGTAGTGAGTGTTTGCCTGTTGTTGGCCAGTGCCGGGCTGTATGGCTGTGCGGGCCATCAGAACAGCGAAAGGGCATTGCAGAGCGCCAGTGCCGACTTCCAGAAAGTGAAGGGCGATACCAACGTGCTGCGCAGCGCGCCGAAGGACGTGATCCGTGCGGGTGAGCTGTTGGCCAAGGCCGAGCGTCTTTCAGGATATGCCGGCAGCTCCGACGACGTGAGCCATTACGCTTATCTGAGTAGCCGCTACAGCGCCATCGCTGCGGAGCACAGTCAGTTGCTGCTGAATCAGGAAAAACTTGCGCGTCTTGAGCTTGAACGTCAACGCCTGCAGTTGGCGCTGCGCGAGGCAAAACTTTCGGGTGCCCAGCAGCAAGGCAAATGGGCGCAAGACCAGGTCATCAGTCTCTCGACCCAGCAGAGCGAGCGGGGGTTGGTGATGACTCTGGGCGACATGCTGTTCGACACCGGGCGGGCTGAGCTCAAAAGCTCAGCGAACCGCACGGTGCTGAAGGTCGTGCAGTTCTTGCAGTTCAACCCCAAGCGCGTCGTGCGGATCGAGGGCTATACCGACAGCACCGGCGACAGTCAGGAGAATCTGCAATTGTCGCGTGACCGCGCACAGGCAGTTGCCGATGTGCTCTCGGACCTTGGCATCGAGGATGAGCGCATCCAGGTGGAAGGGTACGGCGACCAGTTTCCGGTTGACGTCAACACATCCGAGCGCGGGCGAGCACTTAATCGGCGTGTAGAAATCGTATTTTCTGACGAGAAAGGTCACCTCAGCGCCGCTCGCTGA
- a CDS encoding NAD(P)-dependent alcohol dehydrogenase: MYTAIGYAAQSATTPLAPMTFNRRSPRPDDVAIEILYCGVCHSDIHQARNEWGIAVYPLMPGHEIVGKVTEVGANVSKHKVGDLVGVGCMVDSCLHCEACAADLEQYCLEGPTLTYATPDRIDGTNTMGGYSSSIVVSEHFVVRIPEKLNPAAAAPILCAGITTYSPLKHYGVKAGDKVGVLGMGGLGHMGIKFAKAMGAEVTLFTRSASKAEEARRQGADHVIVSTDAEQMKAAAGHFDFLLDTIPVQHNLNPYLETLRFDGVHILVGLIEPVDPALHAANLVMKRRVLAGSLIGGIAETQEVLDFCAEHDISCDIEMLDIQHINEAYSRMIAGDVKYRFVIDMATLKA, encoded by the coding sequence ATGTACACAGCCATCGGTTATGCCGCCCAGTCGGCCACCACTCCCCTCGCCCCCATGACCTTCAACCGCCGCAGCCCTCGCCCTGACGACGTGGCGATCGAGATCCTGTATTGCGGCGTCTGCCACTCCGACATCCATCAGGCGCGTAACGAATGGGGCATCGCCGTTTACCCGCTGATGCCGGGTCACGAAATCGTCGGCAAGGTCACTGAAGTCGGCGCCAACGTCAGCAAGCACAAGGTTGGCGATCTGGTCGGCGTCGGCTGCATGGTTGACTCCTGCCTTCACTGCGAAGCCTGCGCTGCGGATCTTGAGCAGTATTGCCTCGAAGGCCCGACCCTGACGTACGCCACGCCGGACCGCATCGACGGCACCAACACCATGGGCGGCTATTCCAGCAGCATCGTGGTCAGCGAGCACTTCGTGGTACGTATTCCGGAAAAACTGAACCCGGCCGCCGCTGCACCGATCCTCTGCGCCGGCATCACTACCTACTCGCCGCTCAAGCACTACGGCGTGAAAGCCGGTGACAAGGTTGGCGTACTGGGCATGGGTGGCCTGGGTCACATGGGCATCAAATTCGCCAAAGCCATGGGCGCGGAAGTCACGCTGTTCACCCGCTCGGCGAGCAAGGCCGAAGAAGCCCGTCGTCAGGGCGCCGATCACGTGATCGTATCCACCGACGCCGAGCAGATGAAAGCCGCTGCCGGCCACTTCGACTTCCTGCTGGACACCATTCCGGTGCAGCACAACCTGAACCCGTACCTGGAAACCCTGCGCTTCGACGGCGTGCACATTCTGGTCGGCCTGATCGAGCCAGTCGATCCAGCCCTGCACGCGGCGAATCTGGTGATGAAGCGTCGCGTACTGGCGGGTTCGTTGATCGGCGGCATCGCAGAAACTCAGGAAGTGCTGGATTTCTGCGCGGAACACGACATCAGCTGCGACATCGAGATGCTCGACATCCAGCACATCAACGAGGCGTACAGCCGCATGATTGCCGGTGATGTGAAGTATCGGTTCGTGATCGATATGGCGACGTTGAAAGCGTAA
- a CDS encoding substrate-binding periplasmic protein has product MWSPRQTLTSLIAGLMLPSMAAVAAGKCERLVVTGSPDAPPYLWRDPQDPKHLMGANADLLKEAATQIGVRVELLFAGKRSQALEEVRTGRMDLLADTPLNASELESLDFIHPPIAQNEIMVWTRAGHAQPFNSLADLNGHSGAISEKTRLTSTFENASKEHLTLAKQPNLTQAFQKLMLGQAEFVLAGRYAGMALTQTLGMSKDLQAQPLPVDKPGLYLALSFNSACNDPWLRGQLAKKMTELAASGRSSEAVARNLELWKAQLQQPASTPNQ; this is encoded by the coding sequence ATGTGGTCGCCAAGGCAGACCCTGACGTCGCTGATCGCCGGGCTGATGTTGCCATCGATGGCAGCCGTCGCGGCGGGCAAATGCGAGCGGCTTGTTGTCACCGGCAGTCCCGATGCGCCTCCTTATCTGTGGCGCGACCCGCAAGATCCGAAGCATCTGATGGGCGCCAATGCCGACCTGCTCAAGGAGGCGGCGACTCAGATCGGCGTCAGGGTCGAGCTGCTGTTTGCCGGTAAACGCAGTCAGGCGCTGGAAGAAGTGCGCACCGGACGGATGGATCTGCTGGCTGACACACCGCTGAATGCCAGTGAGCTTGAGTCGCTGGATTTCATCCATCCGCCCATCGCGCAAAACGAGATCATGGTCTGGACGCGCGCGGGGCATGCGCAACCCTTCAATTCGCTGGCTGACTTGAATGGGCATTCGGGCGCGATCTCCGAGAAAACCCGCCTCACCTCGACGTTCGAAAACGCTTCCAAAGAGCATTTGACCCTCGCGAAACAGCCGAATCTGACTCAGGCGTTTCAGAAGCTCATGCTCGGGCAGGCGGAGTTCGTGCTTGCCGGACGCTACGCGGGCATGGCATTGACCCAGACCCTTGGGATGTCCAAGGACCTGCAGGCGCAACCCTTGCCCGTCGACAAGCCAGGACTGTATCTGGCGCTGTCGTTCAATTCGGCGTGCAACGATCCGTGGTTGCGCGGACAGCTGGCAAAAAAAATGACAGAATTGGCGGCTTCGGGCCGCTCCAGTGAAGCGGTCGCGCGCAACCTGGAGTTGTGGAAGGCTCAGTTGCAGCAGCCCGCCAGCACTCCCAATCAGTAG
- a CDS encoding PLP-dependent aminotransferase family protein yields the protein MTNLLLYQRIAQQLADDIRRGVYQPGERVPSVRKMSSQLNVSHATVLQAYANLEDQGLIRARPQSGYYVHQTPALTAPTPDIARVERPGLVTRASIIQQVLVEARREGVFAFGAAVPHIDYLPLRALHQQLAKVTRFQSPRAFNYMFSPGFEPLRRQVAIRMRDAGVVVDPSEVVITHGCVDALQMSLRVLTRPGDLIAAESPTYYGLLQLADLLGLKVIEIPSDPNTGISLEALQLAANQWSIKALVMTSRLSNPLGSTMPEERQKHLLRLASDFDIQVIEDDIYGELMYEQNKTKALKAFDRLGRVIYCSSFSKTLSPGVRIGWMIAGKYQAEIQRLQTFSTHSACSVTQMGVASYLENGGYDRHLRYIRQEHRKNLSAFQLAVQQMFPEGTQISRPAGGFILWISLPGRVNTQELHVRALEQGISIAPGLIFSNTEQFNHCIRLNCGLPWNREAERALMTLGMLAKQLCQDAGQTW from the coding sequence GTGACCAATCTTCTGCTGTATCAACGTATCGCCCAGCAGCTGGCCGACGATATTCGCCGGGGGGTATATCAGCCTGGCGAGCGTGTGCCGTCCGTGCGGAAAATGAGTTCTCAGCTCAACGTCAGTCATGCCACGGTATTGCAGGCGTATGCCAATCTTGAAGATCAGGGGTTGATCCGGGCGCGTCCCCAGTCCGGCTATTACGTTCACCAGACGCCCGCGCTGACGGCGCCGACGCCTGACATCGCGCGGGTTGAGCGGCCAGGCCTGGTGACCCGGGCCAGCATCATTCAACAGGTACTGGTGGAGGCGCGTCGCGAGGGCGTTTTTGCGTTCGGCGCCGCCGTGCCTCACATCGATTACCTGCCCCTGCGCGCATTGCATCAGCAACTGGCCAAGGTCACTCGTTTTCAGAGTCCGCGGGCCTTCAATTACATGTTCAGTCCGGGGTTCGAGCCGTTGCGCCGTCAGGTGGCGATCCGGATGCGGGATGCCGGCGTCGTGGTCGATCCTTCTGAAGTGGTGATCACCCACGGTTGCGTGGACGCGCTGCAGATGTCGCTGCGTGTGCTGACCCGTCCTGGTGATCTGATCGCTGCCGAGTCGCCGACCTATTACGGCCTGCTGCAACTTGCGGACTTACTGGGTTTGAAGGTGATCGAGATCCCCAGCGATCCCAACACCGGTATTAGTCTTGAGGCCTTGCAACTGGCGGCGAACCAGTGGTCTATCAAGGCGCTGGTGATGACCTCTCGGTTGAGTAACCCGCTGGGCAGCACAATGCCGGAAGAGCGGCAGAAGCATTTGCTGCGTCTGGCCTCGGATTTCGACATTCAGGTCATCGAGGATGATATCTACGGTGAGCTGATGTACGAGCAGAACAAGACCAAAGCGTTGAAGGCGTTCGATCGTCTGGGGCGCGTGATTTACTGCTCAAGTTTCTCCAAGACGCTGTCGCCGGGGGTGCGCATCGGCTGGATGATCGCGGGCAAATATCAGGCGGAAATCCAGCGCTTGCAGACATTCAGTACCCATTCGGCGTGCAGTGTGACGCAAATGGGGGTCGCGTCTTATCTTGAGAACGGCGGCTACGACCGGCACCTGCGCTACATTCGTCAGGAGCACCGCAAGAACCTGAGCGCGTTCCAGCTCGCCGTGCAGCAGATGTTTCCTGAGGGTACGCAAATCAGTCGCCCGGCGGGCGGATTCATTTTGTGGATCAGCCTGCCGGGCCGGGTTAACACGCAGGAACTGCATGTTCGTGCGCTGGAGCAGGGCATCAGCATCGCGCCTGGCTTGATCTTCAGCAATACAGAGCAGTTCAATCACTGCATACGGCTGAACTGTGGTTTGCCGTGGAATCGCGAAGCGGAGAGGGCGCTGATGACCCTCGGCATGTTGGCCAAGCAGCTCTGTCAGGACGCAGGTCAAACGTGGTGA
- a CDS encoding START domain-containing protein translates to MGSLYRIAFGIGMTVWVASAAQAESWTVAKNEDGIKVSLSDVSGSQYKAYQGVTTIKASVAKLRSLQEDVAGACAWVHECKTQKILKHEGDKTWTYSQFNTPWPVTPRDSVLQITTVEGADGSLTRNLLGQPTYIPEEKGFVRVTQVEGFWKLVPKGANETEVTYQVHTEPGGSVPSWLANKFVVDAPFNTLKALKERAEK, encoded by the coding sequence ATGGGTTCGCTGTACCGGATTGCATTTGGAATTGGCATGACTGTATGGGTCGCCAGCGCTGCTCAGGCGGAGAGTTGGACGGTTGCCAAGAACGAGGACGGCATCAAGGTCTCTCTCAGCGATGTTTCAGGGTCGCAATACAAGGCCTACCAGGGCGTGACCACGATCAAGGCCAGCGTCGCGAAGTTACGCAGTTTGCAAGAGGATGTCGCGGGCGCTTGTGCATGGGTTCATGAATGCAAGACGCAAAAAATCCTGAAGCACGAAGGTGACAAGACCTGGACTTACTCCCAGTTCAATACCCCCTGGCCGGTCACCCCGCGTGATTCGGTGCTGCAGATCACCACGGTTGAAGGGGCCGACGGAAGCCTGACTCGCAACCTGCTGGGTCAGCCCACATATATTCCTGAAGAGAAGGGCTTTGTGCGCGTGACTCAGGTCGAAGGTTTCTGGAAGCTCGTTCCCAAAGGCGCCAACGAAACAGAGGTGACCTATCAAGTGCATACCGAGCCGGGCGGCAGCGTGCCGTCGTGGCTGGCCAACAAGTTTGTGGTGGACGCGCCGTTCAATACGCTCAAGGCATTGAAAGAGCGCGCAGAGAAGTAA
- a CDS encoding AraC family transcriptional regulator: protein MLLTSRSDANATLVSLIKPLSHRPGFLDSGLPGVQTMSWSYYVASCPQIYEPSLIILAQGSKLARLGARTFEYGAGHYLVQALSVPFMCETFATTEEPLYGVSVAIDRIVLGELVQAMALPVDASVKAQTPESMNSAELDAQMRESVERLLRCLHDPMDCQVMGPALVREVLYAALRGPQAGVLRALVEQQGHFARIAAALQHLRDHYSEALSVDDLARCANMSTSTFHEHFKRSTLLSPVQYLKRLRLLKAQQMLIGEGMGVAQVAHKVGYQSTSQFSREYKRYFDRSPGEEGAQLRASA from the coding sequence ATGCTCCTGACGTCCCGTTCCGATGCCAACGCCACGCTGGTTTCGCTGATCAAGCCCCTGTCCCACCGCCCGGGCTTTCTCGACAGTGGTTTGCCCGGTGTGCAGACCATGTCGTGGAGCTATTACGTTGCCAGTTGCCCGCAAATCTACGAGCCCAGCCTGATCATCCTCGCGCAGGGCAGCAAACTGGCGCGCCTCGGCGCGCGGACGTTTGAATACGGTGCTGGGCATTACCTGGTGCAGGCGCTGTCAGTGCCGTTCATGTGCGAAACCTTCGCCACCACGGAAGAGCCGTTGTACGGCGTTTCGGTCGCCATTGACCGCATCGTGCTCGGTGAGCTGGTGCAGGCCATGGCATTGCCCGTCGATGCCTCGGTCAAGGCGCAGACGCCGGAGTCCATGAACTCGGCCGAGCTGGACGCGCAGATGCGTGAGAGTGTCGAGCGGTTGCTGCGTTGCCTGCACGACCCGATGGATTGTCAGGTGATGGGCCCGGCTCTGGTGCGCGAGGTTTTGTATGCGGCGCTGCGCGGACCGCAGGCGGGCGTGTTGCGAGCGCTGGTGGAGCAACAGGGGCATTTCGCGAGGATCGCCGCTGCGTTGCAACACCTGCGCGATCACTACAGCGAAGCGCTGAGCGTCGATGACCTCGCGCGTTGCGCCAACATGAGCACCTCGACTTTTCATGAGCATTTCAAGCGCAGTACGTTGCTGTCGCCGGTGCAGTACCTCAAGCGCCTGCGTCTGTTGAAGGCGCAGCAAATGCTGATCGGCGAAGGCATGGGCGTGGCGCAGGTCGCGCACAAGGTGGGGTACCAAAGCACGTCGCAGTTCAGCCGCGAATACAAACGGTACTTTGATCGCAGCCCGGGAGAAGAGGGCGCCCAGTTGAGGGCTTCTGCGTGA
- a CDS encoding electron transfer flavoprotein-ubiquinone oxidoreductase, which produces MEREFMEFDVVIVGAGPAGLSAACRLKQKAAEAGQEISVCVVEKGSEVGAHILSGAVFEPRALNELFPDWKALGAPLNTPVKGDDIYVLTSADAGTKVPGAFVPKTMHNEGNYIISLGNLCRWLAQQAENLGVEIYPGFAAQEALIDENGVVRGIITGDLGVDREGHPKEGLYTPGMELRGKYTLFAEGCRGHIGKQLIKRFNLDSEADAQHYGIGLKEIWEIDPAKHQQGLVVHTAGWPLDVMGTENTGGSFLYHLENNQVVVGLIVDLSYANPYLSPFDEFQRLKHHPILKQYLEGGKRISYGARAICKGGLNSLPKMVFPGGALIGCDLGTLNFAKIKGSHTAMKSGMLAADSVADALFAGNQGGDALNTYVEAFKGSWLHEELFASRNFGAAIHKFGPVLGGAFNFIDQNLFGGKIPFTLHDNKPDYACMKLAADSKKIDYPKPDGKLSFDKLSSVFISGTNHEEEQPCHLKLKDPSIPISVNLPKYDEPAQRYCPAGVYEVVTQEDGAKRFQINAQNCVHCKTCDIKDPSQNITWVTPEGAGGPTYPNM; this is translated from the coding sequence GTGGAACGCGAATTTATGGAATTCGACGTCGTCATCGTCGGAGCCGGCCCCGCAGGGCTGTCCGCCGCATGCCGTCTGAAACAGAAGGCCGCCGAAGCTGGCCAGGAAATCAGCGTCTGCGTGGTGGAAAAAGGCTCTGAAGTCGGCGCTCATATTCTTTCGGGCGCGGTGTTCGAACCTCGCGCTTTAAATGAATTGTTCCCTGACTGGAAAGCACTCGGCGCACCGCTGAATACGCCCGTCAAAGGCGATGACATCTATGTGCTGACCAGCGCCGACGCGGGCACCAAGGTCCCTGGCGCGTTCGTGCCCAAGACCATGCACAACGAAGGCAACTACATTATTTCCCTCGGCAACCTGTGCCGCTGGCTGGCGCAGCAGGCTGAAAACCTGGGCGTGGAAATCTACCCCGGCTTCGCCGCTCAGGAAGCGCTGATCGATGAAAACGGCGTGGTCCGCGGGATCATCACCGGTGATCTGGGCGTCGATCGCGAAGGCCATCCGAAAGAAGGCCTGTACACCCCTGGCATGGAGCTGCGCGGCAAATACACGCTGTTCGCCGAAGGCTGCCGTGGCCACATCGGCAAGCAGCTGATCAAACGCTTCAATCTGGACAGCGAAGCCGACGCCCAGCATTACGGCATCGGCCTGAAGGAAATCTGGGAAATCGACCCGGCCAAGCACCAGCAAGGCCTGGTGGTGCACACCGCTGGCTGGCCACTGGACGTGATGGGCACCGAGAACACCGGCGGTTCCTTCCTTTACCACCTGGAAAACAATCAGGTGGTGGTGGGTCTGATCGTTGACCTGTCCTACGCCAACCCTTACCTGTCGCCGTTCGACGAGTTCCAGCGCCTCAAGCATCATCCGATCCTCAAGCAGTACCTGGAAGGCGGCAAGCGCATCAGCTACGGCGCACGCGCGATCTGCAAAGGTGGCCTGAACTCGTTGCCGAAGATGGTCTTCCCGGGCGGCGCATTGATCGGTTGCGATCTGGGCACGCTGAACTTCGCCAAGATCAAGGGCAGCCACACCGCGATGAAGTCGGGCATGCTGGCCGCCGATTCGGTGGCAGACGCGCTGTTCGCCGGCAATCAAGGCGGTGATGCGCTGAACACCTATGTCGAAGCCTTCAAAGGCAGCTGGCTGCACGAAGAACTGTTCGCCAGCCGCAACTTCGGCGCGGCGATCCACAAGTTCGGTCCGGTGCTGGGCGGCGCCTTCAACTTCATCGACCAGAACCTGTTCGGCGGCAAGATTCCGTTCACCCTGCACGACAACAAGCCTGACTACGCGTGCATGAAGCTGGCAGCCGATTCGAAAAAGATCGACTACCCGAAACCGGACGGCAAACTGAGCTTCGACAAGCTGAGCTCGGTGTTCATCTCCGGCACCAACCACGAAGAAGAACAGCCTTGCCACCTGAAGTTGAAGGACCCGAGCATCCCGATCAGCGTCAACCTGCCCAAGTACGACGAGCCAGCGCAGCGCTACTGCCCGGCGGGCGTGTACGAGGTGGTGACTCAGGAAGACGGCGCCAAGCGCTTCCAGATCAACGCGCAGAACTGCGTTCACTGCAAGACCTGCGACATCAAGGATCCGTCCCAGAACATCACCTGGGTCACCCCTGAAGGCGCGGGCGGGCCGACTTACCCGAATATGTAA
- a CDS encoding DUF4398 domain-containing protein: MRTRPLFVAMAIASLFGCANDPAPNEQLKLTEQAVAQATAVGATDDEPDMVTAQSKLTQARAAMAKKSYKDARMLAEQAELDARLAEARELTEKSDEQLAQVNARLDRLRKQLGAAQ, translated from the coding sequence TTGAGAACACGACCTTTATTCGTTGCCATGGCCATCGCTTCATTGTTCGGCTGTGCGAACGATCCCGCGCCGAACGAGCAGCTGAAACTCACGGAGCAAGCCGTCGCCCAGGCGACTGCAGTGGGGGCCACTGATGACGAGCCTGACATGGTCACGGCGCAATCGAAGCTGACTCAGGCGCGGGCCGCCATGGCGAAGAAGTCCTATAAGGATGCCCGCATGTTGGCGGAGCAAGCAGAACTCGATGCGCGACTCGCCGAGGCGCGGGAGCTCACAGAGAAGAGTGACGAACAACTGGCACAAGTGAACGCGCGTCTGGATCGCTTGCGCAAGCAATTGGGAGCGGCGCAATGA
- a CDS encoding YkgJ family cysteine cluster protein has translation MECRPGCGACCIAPSISSPIPGMPQGKPAGERCLHLSVDMLCGIFGQPERPLVCSQFVADPEVCGGSSEEAIRILGWWEQATSVA, from the coding sequence ATGGAATGCCGTCCGGGCTGCGGCGCTTGCTGCATTGCGCCTTCGATTTCGTCACCGATCCCGGGCATGCCTCAAGGCAAACCTGCGGGAGAACGATGTCTGCATCTTTCAGTCGACATGCTGTGCGGCATCTTCGGCCAGCCTGAGCGGCCTCTGGTGTGCAGTCAGTTTGTTGCGGATCCCGAGGTGTGTGGCGGCAGTTCAGAAGAGGCTATCCGGATACTGGGGTGGTGGGAGCAGGCTACGTCGGTCGCATGA